A segment of the Cheilinus undulatus linkage group 24, ASM1832078v1, whole genome shotgun sequence genome:
cccccaaagcttcctgtctggccccggAAGAtcgttaaattcagaaaaaggaggaaaagaagattttaagagtatccttttcctttaaatgtctgcagctgttaaatccatcctaATTAACATTGagatagttttagaatgactgacCATCTGATCTGTTtctacagaaatttactgtcaaaattagtcgATATTCAAAAAAGGGTCAAGGTCGGCAGAAGTGctgcagaaattggcagaaaaaagtggtgaaaagaggttaaaatgtgtcagaaatgataaaggaggaaaaaggggcaaaggtatcaaaaatgacaaaaaatagctcaagaaagtaaagaaagggggttaaaagtggcaaaattgaagaaaagtggcaaaaattgataatagagtggcatgaaggggataaaacatgcagaaaaaagtggtttaaagggttaaaatctttcaaaaattggcttaaagaggcaaaaagtatcagaaagggttaaaagggtcagaatgggttaatattggagCTAAATGACagttagggagggcccattctctccGGCCAATCCTGCtgtcaggtctgtctccttgtgtcctgctgcgttatagataacagggatagatctcactggtaatgactaaaaatgtcctgtagtttaaaggaaaatacaaatactactgcaataatatttcagtcagaccaaaatgttcatttaatgtttcttttttgaaaatccggcccccagagtttctgctgaGACCAAATCTGACCCTGGTGCAGAtctacttgatgacccctgacctatGAGAAGCAGCCACGTGTCTGAACTGTCCATCCTCAGACATCATTCTGTGTTAACACATTCAGCTTCAGTGGAGGTTTCCCAGCATGAGCGGCCATGACAGTCTGAGGATCTGAAACAGCTCATAGAAACCAGGACCAGGTCTCTCTGTCAGTCCTGTAAGTTCAGAGAGCGTCTGCTCCTCTCTGCGTTTACCTGGATGAAGGTGAACTCTCTGTGTTTACCTGGATGAAGGTGAACTCTCTGTGTTTACCTGGATGAAGGTGAACTCTCTGCGTTTACCTGGATGAAGGTGAACTCTCTGTGTTTACCTGGATGAAGGTGAACTCTCTGCGTTTACCTGGATGAAGGTGAAGTCTCTGTGTTTACCTGGATGAAGGTGAACTCTCTGCGTTTACCTGGATGAAGGTGAACTCTCATGTTTACCTGGATGAAGGTGAACTCTCTGTGTTTACCTGGATGAAAGTGAACTCTCTGTGTTTACCTGGATGAAGGTGAACTCTCTGTGTTTACCTGGATGAAGGTGAACTCTCTGCGTTTACCTGGATGAAGGTGAACTCTCTGTTTACCTGGATGAAGGTGAACTCTCTGTGTTTACCTGGATGAAGGTGAAGTCTCTGTGTTTACCTGGATGAAGGTGAACTCTCTGCGTTTACCTGGATGAAGGTGAACTCTCATGTTTACCTGGATGAAGGTGAACTCTCTGCGTTTACCTGGATGAAGGTGAACTCTCTGTGTTTACCTGGATGAAGGTGAACTCTCTGCGTTTACCTGGATGAAGGTGAACTCTCTGCGTTTACCTGGATGAAGGTGAACTCTCTGTGTTTACCTGGATGAAGGTGAACTCTCTGTGTTTACCTGGATGAAGGTGAACTCTCTGTGTTTACCTGGATGAAGGTGAAGTCTCTGTGTTTACCTGGATGAAGGTGAACTCTCTGCGTTTACCTGGATGAAGGTGAACTCTCATGTTTACCTGGATGAAGGTGAACTCTCATGTTTACCTGGATGAAGGTGAACTCTCTGTGTTTACCTGGATGAAGGTGAACTCTCTGTGTTTACCTGGATGAAGGTGAACTCTCTGCGTTTACCTGGATGAAGGTGAACTCTCTGTTTACCTGGATGAAGGTGAACTCTCTGTGTTTACCTGGATGAAGGTGAACTCTCTGTGTTTACCTGGATGAAGGTGAACTCTCTGCGTTTACCTGGATGAAGGTGAACTCTCATGTTTACCTGGATGAAGGTGAACTCTCTGTGTTTACCTGGATGAAGGTGAACTCTCTGTTTACCTGGATGAAGGTGAACTCTCTGTTTACCTGGATGAAGGTGAACTCTCTGTGTTTACCTGGATGAAGGTGAACTCTCTGCGTTTACCTGGATGAAGGTGAACTCTCATGTTTACCTGGATGAAGGTGAACTCTCTGTGTTTACCTGGATGAAGGTGAACTCTCTGCGTTTACCTGGATGAAGGTGAACTCTCTGTTTACCTGGATGAAGGTGAACTCTCTGTGTTTACCTGGATGAAGGTGAACTCTCTGTGTTTACCTGGATGAAGGTGAACTCTCATGTTTACCTGGATGAAGGTGAACTCTCTGTTTACCTGGATGAAGGTGAACTCTCTGTGTTTACCTGGATGAAGGTGAACTCTCTGTTTACCTGGATGAAGGTGAACTCTCTGTGTTTACCTGGATGAAGGTGAACTCTCTGTGTTTACCTGGATGAAGGTGAACTCTCTGTGTTTACCTGGATGAAGGTGAACTCTCTGTGTTTACCTGGATGAAGGTGAACTCTCATGTTTACCTGGATGAAGGTGAACTCTCTGCGTTTACCTGGATGAAGGTGAACTCTCATGTTTACCTGGATGAAGGTGAACTCTCTGCGTTTACCTGGATGAAGGTGAACTCTCTGTGTTTACCTGGATGAAGGTGAACTCTCTGTGTTTACCTGGATGAAGGTGAACTCTCTGTTTACCTGGATGAAGGTGAACTCTCTGCGTTTACCTGGATGAAGGTGAACTCTCTGTTTACCTGGATGAAGGTGAACTCTCTGCGTTTACCTGGATGAAGGTGAACTCTCTGCGTTTACCTGGATGAAGGTGAACTCTCTGTTTACCTGGATGAAGGTGAACTCTCTGTGTTTACCTGGATGAAGGTGAACTCTCTGTTTACCTGGATGAAGGTGAACTCTCTGTTTACCTGGATGAAGGTGAACTCTCTGCGTTTACCTGGATGAAGGTGAACTCTCTGTGTTTACCTGGATGAAGGTGAACTCTCTGTGTTTACCTGGATGAAGGTGAACTCTCTGTGTTTACCTGGATGAAGGTGAACTCTCTGTGTTTACCTGGATGAAGGTGAACTCTCTGTTTACCTGGATGAAGGTGAACTCTCTGTTTACCTGGATGAAGGTGAACTCTCTGTTTACCTGGATGAAGGTGAACTCTCTGCGTTTACCTGGATGAAGGTGAACTCTCTGCGTTTACCTGGATGAAGGTGAACTCTCTGTTTACCTGGATGAAGGTGAACTCTCTGTTTACCTGGATGAAGGTGAACTCTCTGTGTTTACCTGGATGAAGGTGAACTCTCTGCGTTTACCTGGATGAAGGTGAACTCTCATGTTTACCTGGATGAAGGTGAACTCTCTGCGTTTACCTGGATGAAGGTGAACTCTCTGCGTTTACCTGGATGAAGGTGAACTCTCTGCGTTTACCTGGATGAAGGTGAACTCTCTGCGTTTACCTGGATGAAGGTGAACTCTCTGTGTTTACCTGGATGAAGGTGAACTCTCTGTGTTTACCTGGATGAAGGTGAACTCTCTCCagttgacagtgttggacactgAGGGCAGTGACGTGACGGCCAGCAGGGAGAGCAGCCCCAGAGCCATGATGCCGACTGAAAGGTACAGCTCCATCCTccacacctcctcctccacccacgAGTTCTCCACCTGGTCCTTCACCTGGACGGCACACAGAAGCATGAGCAGGAACACCATCCTGATATCTGAGCTGattcagagctgcagagaggaacACTCACCTGTTTAACAGCCTGGTTCAGCAGCTTGTAGCGAGCAGACTTCCTCATGGGCAGGCACAGACTGTAGATCACATGTAGCACAGCACACAGGAAGCTACACAGCCCAAACTGCTTCCTGCCGGTCATCCACCGGTCCAGCCATGCAGGGAAGCGTCTGTACTTGGTGCCCCACCACAGCTGGAGGAAAGCAGCGATCAGACCGGGCAGGTAGACGAGCGCCAGCATCACCAACGCCACCGAGGGGAGAGTGACGTTCACCGTCTCTATGGGCATTTTGTAGAAAACATTCTTCTTTGCCGTCACGTAAGGCTGCAGGACGTCCTGGAGGAAGTTGTACAGGTAGAAGAACAGGAAGAGGGACATGGTGCAGAGGACTGGGACGCGCCAGGAGGGGAATAAATAGAGGGGAAGGTTTTCGATCTCCAGAGAGGAGCACAGGAGGCCCATATCGACTGGAACGAAGCCCATTCTTCTGCACAGCTGCATCACCGTGGTTTTGGCCTGGCTGCTGTTACTGCAGAGAAAAACCTGAGAGAGAACGACAGTTTAACCAGAGTCAGAGTCTCACTGAGACACCCAGACCATCAGGGCCGTCCTACCTGCCTGCTCCCGTCCCGAGGTCCCGTCTGCAACGTCCACGCAGATATGGTGTTGAACCCTTTGACTACACAGCTCTCTGGAAACAGGCGGGCCAGCTGTTCAGCATTGGAAGGTCCTTCCCGGTTCACTTTCAGACTGTTGCTGACGTCCACCAGCGTCTTTCCAGCTAGCGCCGGCTTCAGCTGCTCCAGGGTGGAATGGTGCTC
Coding sequences within it:
- the LOC121506101 gene encoding metalloreductase STEAP3-like — translated: MPDDMARPLIRSRGEGAGSRHVEASFSELDSPVVGILGTGDFSRSLARRLVASGYQVVVGSRTPKRSVALFPEEAEVTSQMEAASQADLVFVAVFPEHHSTLEQLKPALAGKTLVDVSNSLKVNREGPSNAEQLARLFPESCVVKGFNTISAWTLQTGPRDGSRQVFLCSNSSQAKTTVMQLCRRMGFVPVDMGLLCSSLEIENLPLYLFPSWRVPVLCTMSLFLFFYLYNFLQDVLQPYVTAKKNVFYKMPIETVNVTLPSVALVMLALVYLPGLIAAFLQLWWGTKYRRFPAWLDRWMTGRKQFGLCSFLCAVLHVIYSLCLPMRKSARYKLLNQAVKQVKDQVENSWVEEEVWRMELYLSVGIMALGLLSLLAVTSLPSVSNTVNWREFTFIQSTVGYCALSTATLHTLLYGWDRAFDPAHYRFNLPPTFTLVLILPFAVLLGRLALLAPCVARRLRQIRRGWEKSRHIRFILPEENGHNGLEDVSNV